The Acidobacteriota bacterium genome has a segment encoding these proteins:
- a CDS encoding acyl-CoA dehydratase activase yields the protein MAAPDVFLGLDLGSRTTKIVEMAGGAVARFEVFDTAPASIDRVRARLDRRDYRGAAATGYGRFLMNADLGCRVVTEITACALGARFLRPGADLVIDVGGQDSKAILLGRGPGAFADFEMNDRCAAGTGRFLEVMAALLGFALGEFGRAAGEADETIALNSMCTVFAESEVISLLAAGRDRKAIARGLCASIADRVYPLAARFNPAGEVVMAGGVALNPCLVDMLSKRLRRPVAVPEHPQIVAAAGAALAASGRDQVFAER from the coding sequence ATGGCCGCGCCGGACGTCTTCCTCGGCCTCGACCTCGGCTCCCGGACGACCAAGATCGTCGAGATGGCCGGCGGGGCCGTGGCGCGCTTCGAGGTCTTCGATACCGCTCCCGCGTCGATCGACCGGGTCAGGGCCCGGCTCGACCGCCGGGATTATCGCGGCGCCGCGGCGACCGGCTACGGCCGCTTCCTCATGAACGCGGACCTGGGCTGCAGGGTCGTGACCGAGATCACGGCCTGCGCCCTCGGAGCCCGGTTCCTGAGGCCCGGCGCGGACCTGGTCATCGACGTCGGCGGCCAGGACTCCAAGGCCATCCTCCTCGGCCGCGGGCCCGGCGCCTTCGCCGATTTCGAGATGAACGACCGCTGCGCCGCCGGCACCGGCCGCTTCCTCGAGGTCATGGCCGCGCTCCTCGGCTTCGCCCTCGGGGAGTTCGGGCGGGCGGCCGGCGAAGCGGACGAGACGATCGCGCTCAACAGCATGTGCACCGTCTTCGCCGAATCCGAGGTCATCTCGCTCCTCGCGGCCGGACGCGACCGGAAGGCGATCGCCCGGGGCCTCTGCGCCTCCATCGCCGACCGCGTCTATCCGCTGGCGGCCAGGTTCAATCCGGCCGGCGAGGTCGTGATGGCCGGCGGCGTGGCCCTGAACCCGTGCCTCGTGGACATGCTGTCGAAGCGACTCCGGCGTCCCGTGGCCGTCCCCGAGCATCCCCAGATCGTCGCCGCCGCCGGCGCCGCCCTGGCCGCATCAGGAAGGGACCAGGTCTTCGCAGAGCGGTAG
- a CDS encoding dipeptide epimerase, which produces MSLTRKGFLQMLGLGALAAGTKVYGLPSKPLEDVRSAAGKLKIAGVEIYLFDIGLTSPFRIAIGTMTAATELLVRIRTDQGVTGIGEACPFPPITGETQATNAAAAKAIRDMIIGKDPLAIDDLLRLIGPIVHSNPSAVAAFDMALFDILGKAAGLPLFRLLGGTKSVFETDITTSIDTLEKMTAESKGYADMGYKTLKVKVGLDPDEDFARISAIRAAVGPKTAIRVDANQGWTVPQAVYALRKLEPLAIQLCEQPVLASDTAGLAAVRAQSPISIMADEALFGPADAVKLIRAGACDTFNIKLMKAGGMLNAIRIAHVADAANMRCMVGCMLESRLGLTAAAHVVASQANIVYADLDGNSEHVIDPIVGGITVKAGTLTVPETPGLGCDVDPAFVRKLAKI; this is translated from the coding sequence ATGAGCCTGACCCGCAAAGGATTCCTGCAAATGCTCGGCCTCGGCGCCCTGGCCGCCGGAACGAAGGTTTACGGGCTGCCGTCCAAGCCGCTCGAGGACGTCCGGTCCGCCGCCGGGAAGCTCAAGATCGCCGGCGTCGAGATCTACCTCTTCGACATCGGCCTGACCTCGCCCTTCCGCATCGCCATCGGCACGATGACGGCGGCCACCGAGCTGCTCGTCCGCATCCGCACGGACCAGGGCGTCACCGGGATCGGCGAAGCCTGCCCCTTCCCGCCCATCACCGGCGAGACGCAGGCGACCAACGCCGCCGCCGCCAAAGCCATCCGGGACATGATCATCGGCAAGGACCCGCTGGCCATCGACGACCTGCTCCGGCTCATCGGCCCCATCGTCCACTCCAACCCGAGCGCCGTGGCCGCGTTCGACATGGCCCTCTTCGATATCCTGGGGAAGGCCGCCGGCTTGCCGCTCTTCCGCCTCCTCGGCGGGACGAAGAGCGTCTTCGAGACCGACATCACCACCAGCATCGACACCCTGGAGAAGATGACGGCCGAATCGAAGGGCTACGCGGACATGGGCTACAAGACCCTCAAGGTCAAGGTCGGGCTCGATCCCGACGAGGACTTCGCCCGCATCTCGGCCATCCGGGCCGCCGTCGGGCCGAAGACGGCCATCCGCGTCGACGCCAACCAGGGCTGGACCGTGCCCCAGGCCGTTTATGCCCTGCGCAAGCTCGAGCCCCTGGCCATCCAGCTCTGCGAGCAGCCCGTCCTCGCGTCCGACACGGCCGGGCTGGCGGCCGTCCGGGCCCAGAGCCCCATCTCGATCATGGCCGACGAGGCCCTGTTCGGGCCGGCCGACGCCGTCAAGCTGATCAGGGCCGGGGCCTGCGACACCTTCAACATCAAGCTCATGAAGGCCGGCGGCATGCTCAACGCCATCCGCATCGCCCATGTCGCCGACGCCGCCAACATGCGCTGCATGGTCGGCTGCATGCTCGAATCCAGGCTCGGCCTGACCGCCGCCGCGCACGTCGTGGCCTCGCAGGCCAACATCGTCTACGCCGACCTCGACGGCAACTCCGAGCACGTCATCGACCCGATCGTCGGCGGCATCACGGTCAAGGCCGGAACCCTGACGGTGCCCGAGACGCCGGGCCTCGGCTGCGACGTCGACCCGGCCTTCGTCAGGAAGCTGGCCAAGATCTGA
- a CDS encoding double-cubane-cluster-containing anaerobic reductase, protein MDRDNELPKDLGLDVELHHRIFDAVDRTFRKTVLAQKDRPAGMAYFDGVIRGAHGERVREIVGRRAAGDKLIGTFCIFVPEEIVLALGAIPVALCGGTSASIPYAETMLPRDICPLVKSTIGLALANACPYGPVEDLAVGETTCDAKKKTWDLLAREGGFHVIELPQKKGPRDRDLWREEVARFRARLEDVTGRRLEREPLAEAVRLVNRKRRALARLNAFRREAVPPLSGLDALAVMQGALVDDAARFTGRLEELNGELEDRVRRGVGPAPERARRILVSGCPSVMGNWKLHALVESAGAVVVGDETCTGSRYYESLVEETRDGLEAQIDAVAARYLGIECSCFSPNDERLDSVVRLARECRADGVIQYVLQYCHTYNIEAVAVAAALKEAGLPSLKIVTDYAEEDTGPMRLRVDAFLEGLSR, encoded by the coding sequence GTGGACCGCGACAACGAGCTGCCGAAGGATCTCGGACTCGACGTCGAGCTCCACCATCGCATCTTCGACGCCGTCGACCGGACCTTCCGCAAGACCGTCCTGGCCCAGAAGGACCGGCCAGCCGGAATGGCCTATTTCGACGGCGTCATCCGCGGCGCCCACGGCGAGCGGGTCCGCGAGATCGTCGGGCGGCGGGCCGCCGGCGACAAGCTCATCGGCACGTTCTGCATCTTCGTCCCCGAGGAGATCGTCCTGGCCCTCGGGGCGATCCCCGTGGCGCTCTGCGGCGGGACGTCGGCGTCCATCCCCTACGCGGAGACGATGCTGCCCCGCGACATCTGCCCCCTGGTCAAGTCGACGATCGGCCTGGCCCTGGCCAACGCCTGCCCGTACGGGCCGGTCGAGGACCTGGCCGTCGGGGAAACGACCTGCGACGCCAAGAAGAAGACCTGGGACCTCCTGGCCAGGGAGGGCGGCTTCCATGTCATCGAGCTGCCCCAGAAGAAAGGTCCCCGCGACCGGGACCTCTGGCGCGAGGAGGTGGCCCGGTTCCGGGCCCGCCTGGAAGACGTGACCGGCCGCCGGCTGGAGCGCGAGCCGCTGGCCGAGGCCGTGCGCCTGGTGAACCGGAAGCGCCGGGCCCTGGCCCGGCTCAACGCCTTCCGGCGGGAGGCCGTCCCGCCCCTGAGCGGCCTGGACGCGCTGGCCGTCATGCAGGGCGCCCTCGTCGACGACGCCGCGCGCTTCACCGGCCGGCTGGAGGAGCTCAACGGCGAGCTCGAGGACCGCGTCCGCCGCGGCGTCGGCCCGGCCCCGGAGCGGGCCCGGCGGATCCTCGTCTCCGGCTGCCCCTCGGTCATGGGCAACTGGAAGCTTCACGCCCTGGTCGAATCGGCCGGCGCGGTCGTCGTCGGCGACGAGACCTGCACGGGCTCGCGCTATTACGAGAGCCTCGTCGAGGAGACCCGCGACGGCCTCGAGGCCCAGATCGACGCCGTGGCCGCCCGCTATCTCGGCATCGAGTGCTCCTGCTTCTCGCCGAACGACGAGCGCCTCGATTCGGTCGTGCGCCTGGCCCGGGAATGCCGGGCCGACGGCGTCATCCAGTACGTCCTGCAGTATTGCCACACATACAACATCGAGGCCGTCGCCGTGGCCGCCGCCCTCAAGGAAGCCGGCCTGCCCAGCCTCAAGATCGTGACCGACTACGCCGAGGAGGACACCGGCCCGATGCGGCTGCGGGTCGACGCCTTTCTCGAGGGGCTGTCGAGGTAG
- a CDS encoding alanine racemase: MPTLAKPTLVLDEGRVRRNIEAMAAKARRLGLRFRPHFKTHQSRQIGRIFRDAGVEAITVSSVDMAAYFAADGWRDILIAFPLNILEAPEIGRLASRCRLGVLAETPEVLEALSRRVAAPLDVWLKIDVGSHRAGAAWDDRALLTRLCREALRRPSFRLRGLLTHNGLTYHARTPGALTRVHAGAMRKMVKARDALAASGFAGLEISVGDTPACVRLDAFDGADEIRPGNFVLFDATQLELGVCGETEIAAAVACPVVATHPARNEAVIHGGAIHLSKEEVLTRRDGRIYGRVCRPRGNGWGPILPGTAVTFLSQEHGVIRTTAAEMKRMKPGDMLYILPVHSCLTVNLWDRYIRLDGTSVPTIRACPAQAVHDR; this comes from the coding sequence ATGCCGACCCTCGCCAAGCCGACCCTGGTCCTCGACGAGGGCCGGGTTCGCCGGAACATCGAGGCCATGGCGGCCAAGGCCCGGCGGCTCGGCCTGCGCTTCCGGCCCCATTTCAAGACCCATCAATCGCGCCAGATCGGCCGGATCTTCCGTGACGCGGGGGTCGAGGCCATCACGGTCTCGTCGGTCGACATGGCCGCCTACTTCGCGGCTGACGGCTGGCGGGACATCCTGATCGCTTTTCCGCTCAACATCCTCGAGGCCCCGGAGATCGGACGGCTGGCCTCCCGCTGCCGCCTCGGGGTCCTGGCCGAAACGCCGGAGGTCCTGGAGGCGCTGTCCCGCCGGGTCGCGGCCCCGCTCGACGTCTGGCTCAAGATCGACGTCGGGTCCCACCGGGCCGGCGCGGCTTGGGATGACCGGGCGCTCCTGACCCGCCTCTGCCGGGAAGCGCTCCGCCGCCCGAGCTTCCGGCTGCGCGGCCTGCTGACCCACAACGGCCTGACCTACCACGCCCGCACCCCCGGCGCCCTGACCCGCGTGCATGCCGGCGCGATGCGCAAGATGGTCAAGGCCCGTGACGCCCTGGCGGCCTCCGGGTTCGCCGGCCTCGAGATCTCCGTCGGCGACACGCCGGCGTGCGTCCGTTTGGACGCCTTCGACGGGGCCGACGAGATCCGGCCGGGGAATTTCGTCCTCTTCGACGCGACCCAGCTCGAGCTCGGCGTCTGCGGGGAAACGGAGATCGCGGCGGCCGTGGCCTGCCCCGTGGTCGCCACGCACCCCGCCCGCAACGAGGCCGTCATCCACGGCGGGGCCATCCATCTGTCCAAGGAGGAGGTCCTGACGCGCCGCGACGGCCGGATCTACGGCCGTGTCTGCCGGCCGCGCGGGAACGGCTGGGGCCCGATCCTGCCCGGGACGGCGGTCACGTTCCTGTCCCAGGAGCACGGGGTCATCCGGACGACCGCCGCGGAGATGAAGCGGATGAAGCCCGGCGATATGCTCTATATCCTGCCGGTCCACTCGTGCCTGACCGTCAACCTCTGGGACCGGTATATCCGGCTGGACGGGACGTCCGTTCCGACCATCCGGGCCTGTCCGGCGCAGGCCGTTCATGATCGTTGA